The genomic region atcgtaCTATTCGCATCCGCAAATGCTACCGAAGAGCAACCTCAATTTATGCAAAGTCGAGGTTCTTATCAGTGCAGCGACTCGGATATGTATAGGCGATATTCTCGGTCGCACAAAAACACCACATCTGCTCCCAGCTCCCAGCCTCACCTCGTGATGTGGGCTATCGCACCGATATGTAATACGCGAATCTTGCGGTCACATCAAGGGTCCAAGCTCATCACATCTCACGAACAAAACCGGACCTCTTTCCCTGGCAGGCACCGTTCTTATAAAGTAATGAGTCGATTGACCGTTGATTTTATTCAGCATATGTAACGTTGAGCCTGTTTGTGGGCCGTGGGGGCTTCCTTGAGGCTCCAGATTTCCAAGTTATACCCGAGTCATCTAAACTGGAGTTATCTCACGATTGTGGATCAACAAAGCATTAAGAGATTTTTTGTTGAGCAAGTGATATGGGGTAGATTGAAATATCCATAACGGAGTATTTACTTTTAGTTTGAGATTCCCCGTGGAGGTAAGATGAATAAAGGGTCTTTTCCACAATTTTATAAATGATACTACTGTAATTGGCCAGAGATATCAAGTTCCCCGATATCTCTCTCGTTAATTTTACATACTCTCTATTACATACTCTCTGCTACATTGACAATTGGTAACGCGCTGAAATCAACTGATTCAAACTCTCGATTAAAAGACGTCATTCGTTGATCTTACATAAGCGTTCAAATACCGGACAACGGATCGGCCGAGAGCGCCACGGAACAGAAGATCGACAGTGCTTCTCCCCTAGAAATTTTCTAGAACGATTCGAATCGCCCAAGTCCGGGAACGTCTGCGAGTAAACTTTCCGGGCTGCATCCTTTCAAATCTGAACTCCGAAGACTATTTGAAGCTTAATCACTTAATCAGCATCGATTAAAAGGTTCTAGACAATGCAAATGATACCACCAGACTCCGCAATCTCCCGTAGGCAACGAGATGCTAGCATCTTGAAAGTGCCGTTTTTGCCGTTCGCGACCAGGGGTAGCAAGCCTCTACCGGACCCGCTGCCATCCAATGCCGTGCATGAGCCTCATAGCTTGGCGATAAGGAATACCTATTGCAGTTACCCCGAGCCTTATCGCTGCGAGATTTTGCATCCTCTGACTCGCGGGCTATGACGACTGCGGAGCGCAAAGACCCATTTCGTGAGACCCGATATCCACAGTCGACATGGCACCTCCGAAAAGAGACCGTGCCGTTTTATCCGATGACCCCAAAACCTCACCGTGAGAAAGATGCCATGGCAAGAAAAATAATCTCATGTTATTCTTCTCACTGTTACAATCGAGCTTGGATCAACTAAATCTTATCCCCACATACGAGGGGTTTTTTCCTGCTTCTCCATGGGGCTCCGCAGAAATCTGGAGTCTCTAGTCTCGACGATGAGATTGGTATAAAACCTAGAGACGAGCCTGTTTCATTACTCCAATCCCGATCTCCAACCCAGGGCGATTCTCCAACTTGTCTCCAActttctgcttcttgaagaCATTTTGACCAAGATGAGCGTGCCAACATACATGGGCGTCAGTGGCAAGTCCCTCGCCATCCTCCAAATCGCCGCCATCGTCGCTCCCtccttcgtcctcttcggCTACAACCAAGCTGGCATTGGCGGTCTCCTCTCCGAAGAAGACTGGGTCAAGACCTTCCCCGAGATCGACACCGTCAACTCTACCGGCGCAGACAAGAGCTCCAAATCAACGCTTCAGGGCTTTGTTGTCGCGACATTTGTCATTGGTGCGCTGATTGGCTCGTTGAGTTGCTCGTATACGGGTGATAAGTTTGGACGCAGAAATGTCATCTTTGCGGCGGCGATTTGCTCCTTGATTGGAGAGATCCTCGAGGCTTCGTCTTTTGGACTGGCGCAGTTCATTGTCGGGCGTGTCATTATTGGTCTGGGTATTGGACAGCTTAGTTCGATTGTGCCGGTTTGGCAGAGTGAGACGTCGGCGGCCGTGAACCGTGGTCGTCAGGTTGTGTTGACTGGTCTTTTCATCTGCCTTGGTTACGTTCTTGAGTCATGGATCAACCTTGGTTTCTTCGAGTTTCACCATGGTCCTGTTACCTGGAGACCCCCGATCGCCATTGCCATCGCCTtctccctcatcctcatggCTAGCATTTATTTCTTCCCTGAGAGTCCTCGATGGCTCGTCCTCAAGAACCGATCTGAGGAGGCCCGTCACGCCGTCGCTGCCCTTCGGGGTCTTCCCATCGACTCGACAGAGGTTCTCGCTGAAGTTGCTGGCATTGAGCACTCCCTCGAAGAGACCTCCGATAATGCTGCTCGTCTAGGCGATATGCTCAAGATGGGTGAGGATAAGCTCCTGTACCGCTTCATCCTCTGCATTCTTCTTCAGTTCTACCAGCAGATGAGTGGTTCCAACCTCGTCAGTGTCTACGCCAACGTTctcttccagaagaactTGGGTATGAGCGCCGAGACTGCCAAGATTCTCACCGGAGGAGCTCTCACTTGGAAGTTCCTTGCTTCTTTCATTGCCTTCTTCACCATCGATCGTTTCGGTCGTCGCGCCGTTTTCATGATCAGTGGTATTGGTATGTCAGCTTGCATGATCGCCCtcgccatcaccacctcTTTCGGCAGTGAGAACAAGCCTGCCATGATTGCTGCTGGTTGCTTCATTTACCTTTACAACACCTTCGTTCCCATCGGTTTCCTGGGCGCCAACTTCTTGTACTGTACTGAGGTTGCTCCCATTCGCCTCCGAATGGCCATGTCTTCCATCTCGACCGGTAACCACTGGCTTTGGTATGTTTTCCCATCTCATTCCTGTTACCGTAAACACTAACATCCGTAGGAACTTCATTGTCGTCATGGTCACCCCCGTCGCTCTCGAAAGTATCGGCTGGCAGTACTACATTGTGTACGCCGTCATCGCCGCATGCGTTCCCATCTcggtcttcctcttcttccctgaAACCATGGGTCGCAACCTCGAAGAGATCGAGCTCATCTTCAAGGAATCGCCCTCTGTGTTCTCAACAGTCAAGTTTGCAAAGACTCGACCTCGCAACACTCCTCAGCAATTCCTCGCAAGCAAGGAAAAGGCTGATCACTTGGAGCAAAGCGAAGAGTAATTGGGAAAGAAATGGAAGCAATTGTTTATGTTTACGAAATAGCGATAGAAAGCAGAATGCGAGTATGATTatgacatgacatgataTGGATTCGCTTGTTATTCACCAGCCAAGTGACATTTATCCGGCCTCTCATCATGTGAACATCCCTTGGCCCCTTGTAATTTATCGCGTTAATTCGTGGATGAATTTGAAGAAATTGTCAATCGGAAAAGCTAAGCTAGTTTTGGTGAGCTACACCGAGTCAATCATGAAGATCACGACAAAATACGACTCAGGTCCACACAAGCTCTACCATGCGCACGAATCATTTCCCTCTTCCCCTCAAACCCCTGTTCAATTGGAGCTTTTTACCCCAACTCCAAAACAAGCCATGATCGACAGATTTAGTAAACGTCATGATCACCCCCAGAATTTAACCGTTTTTTTCACGATCGTCCCCCCGCGTTCGGGTAAAGTTATTGGTGTTAATGGCTCTCTCGGCAGTGACCATGATACGATCGTCAAAGTGCGGAGAAGCTTATCTTGTCAGTTATTGGACCGCTTGTTTCCTGCAGGAACGGAATGGGGTTGGTTATGCCGGTTGAATTGTGCAGGTTTGTGCCTGAATTGAAGgatagctatatataagacCGTAGCAGCGTCGGAGTTTCTGAAAATCTCACCTCATCTGCAAGGCAAGGTCGAGATTTGACATCATGGTTCGCTTCAGTTCAATCCTTGCGGCTGCGGCTTGCTTCGTGGCTGTTGAGTCTGTCGACATCAAGGTGGACAGCAAGGGCGGAAACGCCACTAGCGGTCACCAATATGGCTTCCTTCACGAGGTTGGTCTTGACTCAGCGCTGATGATGATTGGGATGCTAACTTGGGCTAGGATATTAACAACTCCGGTGATGGCGGCATCTACGCTGAACTCATCCGCAACCGAGCTTTCCAGTACAGCAAGAAATACCCTGTTTCTCTCTCTGGCTGGAGATCTATCAACGATGCTAAGCTCTCCCTCAACCGTCTCGACACCCCTCTTTCCGACGCTCTCCCCGTTTCCATGAACGTCAAGCCTGGAAAGGGCAAGTCCAAGGAGATTGGTTTCCTCAACGAGGGGTACTGGGGAATGgatgtcaagaagcagaagtaCACTGGCTCCTTCTGGGTCAAGGGTGCTTACAAGGGGCACTTTACTGCTTCTCTGCGATCAAACCTTACCGACGATGTCTTTGCCAGCGTCAAGgtcaagtccaaggccaacaagaagcagTGGGTTGAGCATGAGTTTGTGCTCACTCCTAACAAGAACGCTCCTAACAGCAACAACACTTTTGCTATTACCTATGATCCCAAGGTGAGTTACAATCAAAACAGAGACGTGACATATACTGACAAATAGTAGGGCGCTGATGGAGCCCTGGACTTCAACCTCATCAGCTTGTTCCCTCCTACCTACAAGGGCCGTAAGAACGGTCTTCGGGTTGACCTTGCTGAGGCTCTCGAAGGTCTCCACCCCGTAAGTTCACCGTCTCACGTCTTTCGCGAGTAGTCGCTGACATGCAGAAAAGAGCCTGCTGCGCTTCCCTGGTGGTAACATGCTCGAGggcaacaccaacaagacCTGGTGGGACTGGAAGGATACCCTCGGACCTCTCCGCAACCGCCCTGGTTTCGAGGGTGTCTGGAACTACCAGCAGACCCACGGTCTTGGAATCTTGGAGTACCTTCAGTGGGCTGAGGATATGAACCTCGAAATCAGTGAGTCTCATATCCTTCCAACTCATTGAGCTAGTGCTAACGACTTTTAGTTGTCGGTGTCTATGCTGGTCTTTCCCTCGATGGCTCCGTCACTCCCAAGGACCAACTCCAGCCTCTCATCGACGACGCCCTCGACGAGATCGAATTCATTCGAGGTCCTGTCACTTCAAAGTGGGGTAAGAAGCGTGCTGAGCTCGGTCACCCCAAGCCTTTCAGACTCTCATACGTTGAAATCGGAAACGAGGATTGGCTCGCTGGCTACCCCACCGGCTGGAACTCTTACAAGGAGTACCGCTTCCCCATGTTCCTCGATGCCATTAAGAAGGCTCACCCTGATCTCACCGTAATCTCCTCCGGCGCTTCTTTTGACCCCGTTGGTGACAAGGAGAATGCTGGCTTTGACATTCCTGCTCCTGGAATCGGCGACTACCATCCTTACCGCGAGCCTAATGCTCTAGTTGAGGAGTTCAACCTGTTTGATAACAACAAGTACGGCCATATCATTGGCGAGGTGGCTTCTACTCACCCCAACGGTGGCACTGGCTGGAGTGGCAATTTGATGCCTTATCCCTGGTGGATCTCTGGTGTCGGCGAGGCCGTCGCTCTCTGCGGCTATGAGCGCAACGCTGATCGCATCCCCGGAACTTTCTACGCTCCTATCCTTAAGAACGAGAACCGCTGGCAGTGGTCTATCACCATGATCCAATTCGCCGCCGATTCTGCCATGACCACCCGCTCTACCAGTTGGTACGTCTGGTCCCTCTTCGCCGGACACCCTATGACACATACCCTCCCTGCCACCTCCAACTTCGACCCTCTCTACTACGTCGCTGGCAAGAACGAGGACAAGGGAACTCTTATCTGGAAGGGTGCTGCGTacaacaccaccaagggCGCTGACGTTCCTGTCTCTCTGTCCTTCGAGGGTGTAAAACCCGGTGCTCAGGCCGAGCTTACTCTTCTGACCAACAAGGAGAAAGATCCTTTTGCGTTCAACGATCCTCACAAGGGTAACAATGTTGTTGATACTAAGAAGACTGTTCTCAAGGCTGATGGAAAGGGTGCCTTCAACTTTAAGCTTCCTAACCTTAGTGTTGCTGTTCTTGAGACTCTTAAGAAGGGAAAGCCTTACTCTAGCTAGAGGGCGGGCATTGGCCCTGTTGTTGACTTGAGATATAAAGAAAATGTTTAAATATACTGATAGCGAATTGAAGGGTAACTGATTTTAACCAATCAGTCTCATTATCCTTAGAGAGTGTGGCCGACCGTAcccatcaccaccatcccATCCCCGCACGCTCATAAGCCGCTTCAGAATAGTCATTCCGATTCTTTGGGAATCCTTTAGGCGTGTTAGATATAATTTAACCACTGAACTCAACGCCTTGCCAATTGAC from Fusarium oxysporum Fo47 chromosome III, complete sequence harbors:
- a CDS encoding glycoside hydrolase superfamily, which encodes MVRFSSILAAAACFVAVESVDIKVDSKGGNATSGHQYGFLHEDINNSGDGGIYAELIRNRAFQYSKKYPVSLSGWRSINDAKLSLNRLDTPLSDALPVSMNVKPGKGKSKEIGFLNEGYWGMDVKKQKYTGSFWVKGAYKGHFTASLRSNLTDDVFASVKVKSKANKKQWVEHEFVLTPNKNAPNSNNTFAITYDPKGADGALDFNLISLFPPTYKGRKNGLRVDLAEALEGLHPSLLRFPGGNMLEGNTNKTWWDWKDTLGPLRNRPGFEGVWNYQQTHGLGILEYLQWAEDMNLEIIVGVYAGLSLDGSVTPKDQLQPLIDDALDEIEFIRGPVTSKWGKKRAELGHPKPFRLSYVEIGNEDWLAGYPTGWNSYKEYRFPMFLDAIKKAHPDLTVISSGASFDPVGDKENAGFDIPAPGIGDYHPYREPNALVEEFNLFDNNKYGHIIGEVASTHPNGGTGWSGNLMPYPWWISGVGEAVALCGYERNADRIPGTFYAPILKNENRWQWSITMIQFAADSAMTTRSTSWYVWSLFAGHPMTHTLPATSNFDPLYYVAGKNEDKGTLIWKGAAYNTTKGADVPVSLSFEGVKPGAQAELTLLTNKEKDPFAFNDPHKGNNVVDTKKTVLKADGKGAFNFKLPNLSVAVLETLKKGKPYSS
- a CDS encoding general substrate transporter, whose product is MSVPTYMGVSGKSLAILQIAAIVAPSFVLFGYNQAGIGGLLSEEDWVKTFPEIDTVNSTGADKSSKSTLQGFVVATFVIGALIGSLSCSYTGDKFGRRNVIFAAAICSLIGEILEASSFGLAQFIVGRVIIGLGIGQLSSIVPVWQSETSAAVNRGRQVVLTGLFICLGYVLESWINLGFFEFHHGPVTWRPPIAIAIAFSLILMASIYFFPESPRWLVLKNRSEEARHAVAALRGLPIDSTEVLAEVAGIEHSLEETSDNAARLGDMLKMGEDKLLYRFILCILLQFYQQMSGSNLVSVYANVLFQKNLGMSAETAKILTGGALTWKFLASFIAFFTIDRFGRRAVFMISGIGMSACMIALAITTSFGSENKPAMIAAGCFIYLYNTFVPIGFLGANFLYCTEVAPIRLRMAMSSISTGNHWLWNFIVVMVTPVALESIGWQYYIVYAVIAACVPISVFLFFPETMGRNLEEIELIFKESPSVFSTVKFAKTRPRNTPQQFLASKEKADHLEQSEE